The following are encoded together in the Blattabacterium cuenoti BPAA genome:
- a CDS encoding dihydrofolate reductase, producing the protein MKIILIAAVSKNGFIGKNNQLMWHLPNDLKRFKNLTIGKTVLMGRKTFESIGKILPERRNIILTKNKENFLYLKKNQKNIRIISSIKEIEKIYKKIFVIGGEKTYAYTIEKANIIELTLVHKKFHGDAKFPKIDPKKWKKIYEFFCEKDNNHLFDYSFVRFERKK; encoded by the coding sequence ATGAAAATTATTTTGATTGCTGCTGTTTCAAAAAATGGATTTATAGGAAAAAATAACCAGTTAATGTGGCATTTACCTAATGATTTAAAACGTTTTAAAAATTTAACTATAGGAAAAACAGTTTTAATGGGAAGAAAAACTTTCGAATCTATTGGAAAAATCCTTCCAGAAAGAAGAAATATTATCCTTACAAAAAATAAAGAAAACTTTTTATACTTAAAAAAAAATCAGAAAAATATTAGAATTATTTCTTCTATCAAAGAAATAGAAAAAATATACAAAAAAATATTTGTCATAGGAGGAGAAAAAACATATGCATACACAATTGAAAAAGCAAATATTATAGAATTAACACTAGTTCATAAAAAATTTCATGGAGATGCTAAATTCCCAAAAATAGATCCAAAAAAGTGGAAAAAAATATATGAATTTTTTTGTGAAAAAGATAATAATCATTTATTCGACTACAGTTTTGTTAGATTTGAAAGAAAAAAATAA
- a CDS encoding bifunctional nuclease family protein — MDQLIRLTIRGISLSQIQSGIYVLLLEEESGRIKLPIIIESLQAQSIASALGKKDPSRSFTHDLFLSFAKKFHIRLKAVVIYKLVNGIFFSYLLLEEGSDDIKEGKKKEKIEQKIDSKTSDAVALAVRFQAPIYTTKEIFDKAGIYFENGFPLNKENETSETGIEKNNLIFFKGKSQQDLEKMTEKDLNALLNHAVVNECYELAAQIKKELDRRE; from the coding sequence ATGGATCAACTCATTAGATTAACTATACGGGGAATATCCTTAAGTCAAATACAATCTGGTATATATGTTTTATTGCTTGAAGAAGAATCTGGAAGAATAAAACTTCCGATTATTATAGAGAGTTTGCAAGCCCAGTCTATTGCTTCTGCTTTAGGAAAAAAAGATCCATCCAGATCCTTTACACATGATTTATTTCTTTCTTTTGCAAAAAAATTTCATATTAGATTAAAAGCGGTCGTTATATATAAATTGGTAAATGGAATATTTTTTTCTTATCTTTTGTTAGAAGAAGGAAGCGATGATATAAAAGAAGGAAAAAAAAAAGAGAAAATAGAACAAAAAATAGATTCTAAAACATCGGATGCTGTTGCTTTGGCTGTCCGTTTTCAGGCTCCCATTTATACAACAAAAGAAATTTTTGATAAGGCTGGAATTTATTTTGAAAATGGATTTCCTCTTAATAAAGAAAATGAAACTTCTGAGACAGGAATAGAAAAGAATAATCTTATTTTTTTTAAAGGTAAAAGTCAACAAGATTTAGAAAAAATGACAGAAAAGGATTTGAATGCTTTATTAAATCATGCGGTTGTTAATGAATGTTATGAGCTGGCGGCACAAATAAAGAAGGAATTGGATAGAAGAGAATAG